One window from the genome of Manis pentadactyla isolate mManPen7 chromosome 15, mManPen7.hap1, whole genome shotgun sequence encodes:
- the ZNF382 gene encoding zinc finger protein 382 isoform X6 has protein sequence MYSYTMEYYSAIRKNEIFPFATTWMDLEKEDGKAEDVLVKFKEYQDRHSRSVIFINHKKLIKERSNIFGKTIMVGKNHIISKTIPCEYKPDGKVFKNISELVSRNISSVREKFGESNGWEKSLLNTKHEKIHTAVNLYKQTERSLSGKQELIQQQKVQSPEQSFEHNESEKSFLMKGMLFTHTRGHRGERPFQYNKDGITFIEKSNLNVHPQTLMEKKPHAYSKFGKFLCRKPIFIMHQRSQTEEKPFQCPYCGNSFRRKSYLIEHQRIHTGEKPYVCNQCGKAFRQKTALTLHEKTHIEGKPYICMDCGKSFRQKATLTRHHKTHTGEKAYECTQCGSAFRKKSYLIDHQRTHTGEKPYQCNECGKAFIQKTTLTVHQRTHTGEKPYICNECGKSFCQKTTLTLHQRIHTGEKPYICNECGKSFRQKAILTVHQRIHTGEKSNGCSQCGKAFSRKSNLIRHQKTHTGEKPYECMECGKFFSCKSNLIVHQKIHKVETMGIK, from the exons atgtactcatatacaatggaatattactcagccataagaaagaatgaaatctttccatttgcaacaacatggatggacctagaaa AAGAAGATGGGAAAGCTGAAGATGTTTTAGTGAAGTTCAAAGAATACCAAGACAGACATTCTAGATCAGTCATATTCATCAACCACAAAAAACTAATTAAGGAGAGAAGTAATATTTTTGGGAAAACAATTATGGTAGGAAAAAACCATATTATTTCAAAAACAATACCATGTGAATATAAACCTGAtggtaaggtttttaaaaatatttcagaattagTCAGTAGAAATATAAGTTCTGTAAGAGAGAAGTTTGGTGAAAGCAATGGATGGGAGAAATCACTCCTCAATACTAAGCATGAGAAAATTCATACTGCTGTGAATCTCTATAAACAGACAGAAAGGAGTCTGAGTGGTAAACAAGAGCTTATTCAACAGCAGAAAGTTCAATCTCCAGAGCAATCATTTGAACATAATGAAAGTGAAAAATCCTTCCTTATGAAAGGAATGTTATTTACACATACTAGAGGTCACAGAGGAGAAAGACCCTTTCAGTACAATAAAGACGGAATAACCTTCATTGAAAAGTCAAATCTCAATGTCCATCCACAAACTCTAATGGAGAAAAAGCCCCATGCATACAGCAAATTTGGGAAATTCCTCTGCAGGAAGCCTATTTTTATCATGCATCAGAGATCACAAACAGAAGAGAAACCCTTTCAGTGTCCTTACTGTGGGAATAGCTTTAGAAGGAAGTCATATCTCATTGAACATCAGCGAATTCACACAGGTGAGAAACCTTATGTTTGCAATCAATGTGGAAAAGCCTTCCGCCAAAAGACAGCCCTCACTCTTCATGAGAAAACACATATAGAGGGGAAACCTTACATTTGTATGGATTGTGGGAAGTCCTTCCGCCAGAAGGCAACCCTTACTAGACATCACAAAACACATACTGGGGAGAAAGCCTATGAATGTACTCAGTGTGGAAGTGCTTTTAGAAAAAAGTCATACCTTATTGATCATCAGAGAACTCACACAGGAGAAAAACCATATcaatgtaatgaatgtgggaaGGCATTTATCCAGAAGACAACCCTCACTGTACATCAGAGAActcatacaggagagaaaccctataTTTGCAATGAATGTGGAAAATCCTTCTGCCAAAAGACAACCCTCACTCTCCATCAAAGAATTCATACAGGGGAAAAACCCTATATTTGTAATGAATGTGGGAAGTCCTTCCGCCAGAAGGCAATCCTCACTGTTCATCAGAGAATACATACAGGAGAGAAATCCAATGGTTGTTCTCAGTGTGGGAAAGCCTTTAGTAGGAAATCAAACCTCATTCGTCATCAGAAAACTCACACAGGAGAGAAACCATATGAATGTATGGAATGTGGGAAGTTCTTCAGTTGTAAGTCAAACCTCATTGTCCATCAGAAAATTCACAAGGTAGAAACCATGGGAATTAAGTAA
- the ZNF382 gene encoding zinc finger protein 382 isoform X5: protein MTKPEMIRKLEQGEELWTTERIFPSKKYLEEDGKAEDVLVKFKEYQDRHSRSVIFINHKKLIKERSNIFGKTIMVGKNHIISKTIPCEYKPDGKVFKNISELVSRNISSVREKFGESNGWEKSLLNTKHEKIHTAVNLYKQTERSLSGKQELIQQQKVQSPEQSFEHNESEKSFLMKGMLFTHTRGHRGERPFQYNKDGITFIEKSNLNVHPQTLMEKKPHAYSKFGKFLCRKPIFIMHQRSQTEEKPFQCPYCGNSFRRKSYLIEHQRIHTGEKPYVCNQCGKAFRQKTALTLHEKTHIEGKPYICMDCGKSFRQKATLTRHHKTHTGEKAYECTQCGSAFRKKSYLIDHQRTHTGEKPYQCNECGKAFIQKTTLTVHQRTHTGEKPYICNECGKSFCQKTTLTLHQRIHTGEKPYICNECGKSFRQKAILTVHQRIHTGEKSNGCSQCGKAFSRKSNLIRHQKTHTGEKPYECMECGKFFSCKSNLIVHQKIHKVETMGIK, encoded by the coding sequence AAGAAGATGGGAAAGCTGAAGATGTTTTAGTGAAGTTCAAAGAATACCAAGACAGACATTCTAGATCAGTCATATTCATCAACCACAAAAAACTAATTAAGGAGAGAAGTAATATTTTTGGGAAAACAATTATGGTAGGAAAAAACCATATTATTTCAAAAACAATACCATGTGAATATAAACCTGAtggtaaggtttttaaaaatatttcagaattagTCAGTAGAAATATAAGTTCTGTAAGAGAGAAGTTTGGTGAAAGCAATGGATGGGAGAAATCACTCCTCAATACTAAGCATGAGAAAATTCATACTGCTGTGAATCTCTATAAACAGACAGAAAGGAGTCTGAGTGGTAAACAAGAGCTTATTCAACAGCAGAAAGTTCAATCTCCAGAGCAATCATTTGAACATAATGAAAGTGAAAAATCCTTCCTTATGAAAGGAATGTTATTTACACATACTAGAGGTCACAGAGGAGAAAGACCCTTTCAGTACAATAAAGACGGAATAACCTTCATTGAAAAGTCAAATCTCAATGTCCATCCACAAACTCTAATGGAGAAAAAGCCCCATGCATACAGCAAATTTGGGAAATTCCTCTGCAGGAAGCCTATTTTTATCATGCATCAGAGATCACAAACAGAAGAGAAACCCTTTCAGTGTCCTTACTGTGGGAATAGCTTTAGAAGGAAGTCATATCTCATTGAACATCAGCGAATTCACACAGGTGAGAAACCTTATGTTTGCAATCAATGTGGAAAAGCCTTCCGCCAAAAGACAGCCCTCACTCTTCATGAGAAAACACATATAGAGGGGAAACCTTACATTTGTATGGATTGTGGGAAGTCCTTCCGCCAGAAGGCAACCCTTACTAGACATCACAAAACACATACTGGGGAGAAAGCCTATGAATGTACTCAGTGTGGAAGTGCTTTTAGAAAAAAGTCATACCTTATTGATCATCAGAGAACTCACACAGGAGAAAAACCATATcaatgtaatgaatgtgggaaGGCATTTATCCAGAAGACAACCCTCACTGTACATCAGAGAActcatacaggagagaaaccctataTTTGCAATGAATGTGGAAAATCCTTCTGCCAAAAGACAACCCTCACTCTCCATCAAAGAATTCATACAGGGGAAAAACCCTATATTTGTAATGAATGTGGGAAGTCCTTCCGCCAGAAGGCAATCCTCACTGTTCATCAGAGAATACATACAGGAGAGAAATCCAATGGTTGTTCTCAGTGTGGGAAAGCCTTTAGTAGGAAATCAAACCTCATTCGTCATCAGAAAACTCACACAGGAGAGAAACCATATGAATGTATGGAATGTGGGAAGTTCTTCAGTTGTAAGTCAAACCTCATTGTCCATCAGAAAATTCACAAGGTAGAAACCATGGGAATTAAGTAA